A single region of the Raphanus sativus cultivar WK10039 chromosome 1, ASM80110v3, whole genome shotgun sequence genome encodes:
- the LOC130508129 gene encoding uncharacterized protein LOC130508129, with product MAATNVMRRDESLLMSSSPLDPRRGGDTSASRGLSLEKKIEALESLTGQVSNRRSRRWLNDRILMELVPRLDAQEIRGLFAPPPWGDDVPPSAFSLTNVGEWDRFRNIDMDKEANIMDSLNQSSVRQKGHVDADKTAVLTAWRRIECRTREALRRSFLPDLIEGYENCISHFIEEGGEGDVLDLKVQDPFHRLLLHGVCEYHNLVSTTATEQIGKKAMKTTKIKWKNSDEKLSISLAHFLRMSKEGAW from the exons ATGGCGGCTACCAATGTGATGAGGCGAGATGAGAGCCTTCTTATGTCGTCGTCCCCTCTTGATCCCCGTAGAG GAGGAGATACGTCTGCTTCTCGTGGCCTATCTCTCGAGAAgaaaattgaagctcttgagaGCCTCACAGGACAA GTTAGTAACCGGAGATCTAGGAGATGGTTAAATGATCGTATTCTGATGGAGCTTGTTCCTCGTTTAGATGCCCAAGAAATCAGAGGCTTGTTTGCCCCACCTCCATGGG GTGATGATGTTCCTCCCTCTGCCTTTTCTTTGACTAATGTTGGGGAATGGGACAGATTCAGAAACATTGACATGGACAAGGAG GCCAATATCATGGACTCCTTGAACCAGTCATCCGTAAGGCAGAAAGGTCATGTGGATGCTGATAAAACTGCTGTTTTAACCGCTTGGCGAAGAATAGAGTGTAGAACTAGAGAGGCTCTTCGGCGCAGCTTTTTACCTGACCTCATCGAGGGCTATGAG AACTGTATAAGTCATTTCATTGAGGAAGGCGGTGAAGGAGATGTGCTTGACCTCAAGGTTCAAGACCCATTCCATAGATTGCTTTTGCACGGTGTTTGTGAG TACCACAATTTGGTGTCTACAACTGCAACAGAACAAATAGGAAAGAAAGCAATGAAGACGACAAAGATCAAGTGGAAGAACAGCGACGAGAAACTGAGCATCAGCCTCGCGCATTTCCTCAGGATGTCAAAGGAAGGAGCTTGGTAA
- the LOC108835565 gene encoding putative DUF21 domain-containing protein At1g03270, which produces MVFLSTLVKTAYSLNSFVFEAEDITFGSPWWFVVVGVACLLVLFAGIMSGLTLGLMSLGLVELEILQQSGSSAEKKQAAAILPVVKKQHQLLVTLLLCNAAAMEALPICLDKIFHPFVAVLLSVTFVLAFGEIIPQAICSRYGLAVGANFLWLVRILMIICYPIAYPIGKVLDAVIGHNNTLFRRAQLKALVSIHSQEAGKGGELTHEETMIISGALDLSEKTAEEAMTPIESTFSLDVTTKLDWETIGKILSKGHSRIPVYLGNPKNIIGLLLVKSLLTARAEAETPISSISIRKIPRVPSDMPLYDILNEFQKGSSHMAAVVKVKDKDKRKNMQLPSHEETPKENMNILYSCHPQLTAPLIKHVGERHDVVVVDIDKVPKHVENKGINFKRNGIVTRDLPRMLEDNEDEEVIGIITLEDVFEELLQAEIVDETDVYIDVHKRVRVAAAAAAVSSIARASPLEYHQSKGGVTVKKLVGKEGRSTKNNYTTKITEPLLSGI; this is translated from the exons ATGGTTTTTCTTAGCACGTTGGTAAAAACAGCTTACTCGTTGAACAGCTTCGTCTTTGAGGCGGAAGACATTACATTCGGTTCGCCTTGGTGGTTCGTGGTCGTCGGCGTGGCGTGTCTCCTCGTTCTCTTCGCTGGGATAATGTCTGGACTCACACTCGGACTAATGTCTCTTGGCCTCGTCGAGCTCGAGATTCTCCAGCAGAGTGGCTCCTCCGCCGAGAAAAAGCAGGCCG CTGCTATCTTACCAGTGGTGAAGAAGCAGCATCAACTTCTTGTGACTCTGCTTCTATGCAATGCAGCTGCCATGGAG GCCCTTCCTATATGTTTGGATAAGATATTTCACCCTTTTGTGGCTGTTTTGCTTTCGGTTACTTTTGTTCTTGCTTTTGGAGAG ATCATTCCGCAAGCTATATGCTCGAGATATGGACTTGCTGTTGGTGCTAATTTTTTGTGGCTGGTTCGCATTTTGATGATAATCTGCTATCCCATTGCGTACCCTATTGGAAAG GTTCTTGATGCGGTGATTGGGCATAACAACACACTGTTTAGACGAGCTCAGCTGAAAGCTCTTGTCTCAATTCACAGCCAAGAG GCTGGTAAGGGAGGTGAATTGACACACGAGGAAACAATGATTATAAGTGGAGCCCTGGATTTAAGCGAGAAG ACGGCTGAGGAGGCTATGACGCCAATTGAATCAACGTTTTCCTTGGATGTAACTACAAAGTTAGACTG GGAAACAATTGGGAAAATACTGTCGAAAGGTCATAGTCGAATCCCAGTCTACTTAGGGAATCCAAAAAACATCATTGGGCTTCTACTG GTGAAGAGTCTTCTAACTGCAAGAGCAGAAGCAGAGACACCCATAAGTTCTATTTCCATCAGGAAGATCCCAAG GGTTCCATCAGACATGCCATTGTATGATATCCTCAACGAGTTTCAAAAGGGAAGCAGTCACATGGCTGCCGTTGTCAAAGTCAAAGACAAAGACAAAAGGAAGAATATGCAGTTGCCGAGTCACGAGGAAACACCCAAAGAAAATATGAACATATTATATTCGTGTCATCCTCAATTGACAGCTCCTTTGATCAAGCATGTTGGTGAAAGgcatgatgttgttgttgttgatattGATAAAGTACCAAAGCATGTGGAAAATAAGGGAATAAATTTCAAACGAAACGGTATTGTGACAAGGGACTTGCCGCGTATGCTGGAAGATAACGAGGATGAAGAAGTTATTGGCATCATCACGTTAGAAGATGTCTTTGAAGAACTTCTGCAA GCAGAAATAGTGGATGAAACCGACGTTTACATTGATGTACATAAAAG AGTACGAGTGGCGGCCGCAGCAGCAGCTGTATCATCCATAGCACGTGCTTCGCCATTG GAGTATCATCAAAGCAAGGGAGGAGTAACGGTGAAGAAGCTTGTGGGGAAAGAAGGAAGAAGTACGAAGAATAATTACACAACAAAAATCACGGAGCCTCTTTTATCAGGAATCTGa
- the LOC108835566 gene encoding transcription factor efuD, with the protein MDNKGPVQKTVVLEPFIKLVRLLARAFYDDYTTKSDNQQKTARSDNRGIAVVVLDELTRKQWVREEDLAKELKLHAKQLRKIIRHFEEQNLIMRDHRKETAKGAKMYSVAVAATTGGRAEDKVKFHTHSYCCLNYPQIYDVVRYKLHRMKKKLKDELEDKNTVQEYGCPNCQRKYNALDALRLISMEDDAFHCENCNGELVVECNKLTSEEVADGDDNARRRRREKLRDMLQKMEVQIKPLMDQINRVKDLPVPDFGSLIAWEARAAIAARENGELNPNDPLRSQGGYGSTPMPFLGETKVEVNLGEGKEDVKANGGDSSLKVLPPWMIKQGMNLTEEQRGEMRQEAKVDVGSSKLSDDKKSAMESGDDKDVLKDEYVKAYYAALIQQQQELAQKQRQEEESGGEVVAPDSELASTSSDRQIGMKSKREEEEDEWEEEPPIAVAGNGNYKVDLNVEAAETSGGEEEEEEDIDWEEG; encoded by the exons ATGGATAATAAAGGCCCAGTGCAGAAGACAGTTGTGCTCGAGCCGTTTATCAA GTTGGTGAGGCTTTTAGCAAGGGCGTTCTATGATGATTATACTACCAAAAGCGATAATCAGCAGAAAACTGCTAGAAGTGACAATAGAGGGATCGCCGTTGTGGTGCTGGATGAGCTTACCAG GAAGCAATGGGTGAGAGAAGAGGACTTGGCTAAGGAGTTGAAGTTGCACGCTAAGCAACTTAGAAAAATTATACGACACTTTGAAGAACAAAACTTGATCATGCGTGACCACAGGAAAGAG ACTGCAAAAGGTGCAAAGATGTATAGTGTTGCGGTAGCTGCTACAACTGGTGGTCGAGCAGAGGACAAGGTTAAGTTCCATACCCACTCGTATTGCTGCCTCAACTATCCCCAG ATATATGATGTTGTTCGTTATAAACTGCACCGGATGAAAAAGAAGCTCAAAGACGAACTAGAAGATAAGAATACTGTTCAAGAGTATGGCTGTCCTAACTGCCAGAGGAA ATATAATGCACTGGATGCCTTGAGATTAATTTCTATGGAAGACGATGCTTTTCATTGTGAAAATTGCAATGGTGAATTGGTTGTGGAATGTAACAAGCTAACTTCAGAAGAAGTAGCAGATGGAGATGATAATGCAAGGAGACGGCGGCGGGAAAAACTAAGAGATATGCTTCAGAAGATGGAG GTTCAAATAAAACCTCTGATGGATCAAATAAACAGAGTAAAAGACCTGCCAGTTCCCGACTTTGGATCTCTTATCGCATGGGAGGCTCGTGCAGCTATTGCTGCTCGTGAAAATGGTGAGCTTAACCCTAATGATCCTTTGAGGTCACAAGGTGGGTATGGTTCAACGCCAATGCCATTTCTCGGAGAGACAAAG GTTGAGGTTAACCTTGGTGAAGGAAAAGAGGATGTCAAAGCTAACGGTGGAGATTCTAGTCTGAAAGTGTTGCCTCCATGGATGATCAAGCAAGGAATGAATCTGACGGAGGAACAAAGAGGAGAGATGAGGCAGGAAGCAAAGGTTGATGTTGGCTCATCGAAACTTTCAGATGACAAGAAATCAGCCATGGAAAGTGGCGATGATAAAGATGTGTTGAAG GATGAGTATGTCAAAGCGTACTACGCTGCTCTGATACAGCAGCAGCAAGAACTGGCACAGAAGcagagacaagaagaagaatctgGAGGTGAAGTGGTAGCCCCTGACAGTGAGTTGGCATCGACATCCTCAGATCGTCAGATTGGTATGAAGTCCAAACgcgaagaggaagaagatgaatggGAAGAAGAGCCACCAATTGCAG TTGCAGGAAATGGAAACTACAAGGTGGACTTGAATGTGGAAGCAGCAGAGACTTCAGGtggtgaagaggaagaggaagaagacatcGACTGGGAAGAAGGCTGA
- the LOC130508134 gene encoding uncharacterized protein LOC130508134, with protein sequence MGFTSVYRSLTEIFPQIDARMLRAVAIEHPKDADEAAAVVLSEILPSLPSLSTHSRNKASPSVSARQVERGLLASSSSSETIPLVIGPGHGTSAPSTRLVSGRISPLIVGPGVFRKHVESEEQVQSLGKAPGKEHGGDYDFFVKSFDVPILPEDDDLNSVVHAVPQENLKSTRDFWQELGGSHMTWNQTDSITSVGSLNAAQKGSCFEVGTGSKNDQPSKGSLASENGDTESKRSLASVNGDTESKRSLACVNGDTELGSAFSSSTHGCSVDHLEEIFQDAKTNKRTLLAVMDLVMNLMKEVELEEKDADKSELEAARGGLDTLEKVEEFRKMLKHAKEANDMHAGEVYGEKSILATEAKELENRLLKLSEERSKSLDVLDEMRETLEIRLAATLEMKKAAEQEKKAKEDSALKALAEQEAIMEKVAQESKLLQQEAEQNSKLREFLMDRGEVVDSLQGEISVICQDVKLLKEKFDKSVSTTTKSVTSSLTSSRGSSSMRSLVLENPAELLNGIFETSSKNKSPEEEEEEEASYYMKKEKNDRRELLEDGWDIFEKDIEL encoded by the exons ATGGGTTTCACTTCTGTTTATCGATCTCTTACTGAGATATTTCCTCAG ATTGATGCACGAATGTTGAGAGCTGTTGCAATTGAACACCCCAAGGATGCTGATGAGGCTGCTGCCGTGGTTCTCTCTGAGATCCTTCCTTCCTTGCCCTCTCTTTCTACTCACTCTCGGAACAAGGCCTCTCCAAGTGTTTCAGCGCGTCAAG TAGAACGTGGTTTGCTtgcctcctcttcttcttcagaaaCTATCCCCTTGGTTATTGGTCCTGGCCACGGTACCAGTGCTCCAAGTACTAGATTGGTCTCTGGTAGGATCTCGCCACTGATTGTTGGTCCTGGTGTTTTCCGCAAACATGTCGAAAGTGAGGAGCAAGTCCAATCTTTAGGAAAGGCTCCTGGAAAAGAGCACGGAGGAGACTATGATTTCTTTGTCAAGTCTTTTGATGTTCCCATCCTCCCAGAGGATGATGATCTTAACTCAGTGGTCCACGCTGTCCCACAAGAAAACCTCAAGTCTACTAGAGATTTTTGGCAAGAGCTTGGTGGTTCTCATATGACATGGAATCAAACAGATTCAATCACAAGCGTTGGTTCACTGAATGCTGCACAGAAGGGATCATGTTTTGAAGTTGGGACTGGGAGTAAAAATGACCAGCCGTCAAAGGGTTCACTGGCCAGTGAAAACGGTGATACTGAATCAAAGCGTTCACTGGCTAGTGTAAATGGTGATACTGAATCAAAGCGTTCATTGGCCTGTGTAAATGGAGATACTGAATTAGGTAGTGCTTTCAGCTCATCAACTCATGGCTGCAGTGTTGATCACCTTGAAGAGATTTTCCAAGACGCCAAAACTAACAAG AGAACCTTGCTCGCTGTGATGGACTTGGTTATGAATCTGATGAAAGAAGTTGAACTTGAAGAGAAGGATGCAGATAAGTCAGAGTTAGAAGCTGCTAGGGGAGGTTTGGACACTCTTGAAAAGGTTGAGGAGTTCAGGAAGATGCTGAAACATGCCAAGGAAGCCAATGACATG CATGCTGGAGAAGTATATGGAGAGAAGTCAATTTTAGCAACTGAAGCAAAAGAGCTTGAAAACCGATTGCTCAAGTTATCAGAAGAACGAAGCAAATCTCTTGATGTACTTGATGAG ATGCGTGAAACTCTTGAGATAAGACTAGCGGCAACATTGGAGATGAAAAAGGCTGCTGAGCAAGAAAAGAAAGCAAAAGAAGACTCTGCGCTTAAGGCACTTGCTGAACAAGAGGCCATCATGGAGAAAGTAGCCCAAGAATCAAAGCTTCTTCAGCAAGAGGCAGAGCAAAACTCTAAG CTTCGAGAGTTTCTTATGGATCGTGGTGAGGTCGTTGATTCCTTACA AGGAGAAATATCTGTCATATGTCAAGATGTGAAGCTGTTGAAAGAAAAATTTGACAAGAGTgtgtcaacaacaacaaaatcagTTACCTCAAGCCTGACTAGTTCACGTGGATCATCATCTATGAGGAGCTTGGTGCTTGAGAATCCTGCTGAGCTGTTGAATGGAATTTTTGAAACCTCAAGCAAGAACAAGAgcccagaagaagaagaagaagaagaagcatctTACTACatgaagaaagagaaaaatgatCGTAGAGAGCTTCTTGAAGATGGTTGGGACATCTTTGAGAAGGATATTGAACTTTAA